One window from the genome of Diorhabda sublineata isolate icDioSubl1.1 chromosome 10, icDioSubl1.1, whole genome shotgun sequence encodes:
- the LOC130449522 gene encoding tRNA (guanine(26)-N(2))-dimethyltransferase — protein MLQLLRPKLRVSIKILVNKMNEVKEIRNISEGLANIKTSGKVFYNPVQEFNRDLSISVISTFAKEYFIEKKGKEKEFVLNPNEFEIRTAGDKYEDGLYILEALSATGLRSIRYAKEIPGVREIVANDFSAKAVEDIKNNVRFNDIEHLVTPNHEDATILMYQHRKHDRFDVIDLDPYGCPSMFLDSAVQAVNEGGLLLVTATDMAVLAGNSPETCYSKYGAISIKTKSCHEVALRILLQCIESHANRYGRYIVPLLSLSADFYIRVFVRVYSGAHKCKYSTSKLSHVYQCTGCDSFTLQPLGIIKMNDKNVKFKIPTGPPVSHKCEHCGQPHHIGGPIWSAPLHSPEFVRQVLDEVRDNFGTIRRIQGVLNVIQEELIDTPLYYTLEKLCGTIHVEQPQMMSIRSAILNAGYRVSFTHMNPTSIKTDAPTKVIWDIMRCWEKTRPASKKRLIEGSPAFCILSKEPEKEYSFKLHPAANPESKKLRLVRFQENPLPHWGPGFKNTAMIGDQKILKSQRNQGKRKKEGADCMEPKEKK, from the exons ATGTTACAATTACTTAGACCAAAATTACGTGTATCAATAAAGATTCTCGTAAACAAAATGAACGAAGTAAAAgaaattcgaaatatttcagAAGGTTTAGCAAATATTAAAACTAGtggaaaagtattttataatcCCGTACAGGAATTCAATCGAGATTTAAG TATTTCAGTCATATCTACATTTgctaaagaatattttattgaaaaaaaaggtaaagaaaaagaatttgtttTGAATCCTAACGAATTTGAAATTAGAACAGCCGGTGATAAATACGAAGATGGTTTGTATATTTTGGAAGCTTTATCAGCTACAGGTTTGAGAAGTATTAGATACGCCAAAGAAATACCGGGTGTTCGAGAAATCGTAGCCAACGATTTTTCTGCGAAAGCAgtggaagatattaaaaataacgttCGATTTAATGACATTGAGCATTTAGTGACGCCAAATCATGAAGATGCAAC aattttaatGTACCAACATAGAAAACATGATCGATTCGACGTTATCGACTTGGACCCGTACGGTTGCCCGTCGATGTTTTTAGATTCGGCAGTACAAGCCGTCAATGAAGGCGGTTTACTACTAGTTACCGCCACCGATATGGCGGTTTTAGCTGGTAATTCTCCTGAAACTTGCTATTCCAAATACGGCGCCATTTccattaaaacaaaaagttgcCATGAAGTAGCCTTGCGGATACTATTGCAGTGCATAGAATCCCACGCCAACCGTTACGGTAGATATATTGTACCATTATTATCGTTATCCGCCGATTTTTACATAAGGGTGTTCGTTAGGGTCTATTCTGGAGCTCACAAATGTAAATATTCGACTAG TAAATTGTCTCATGTGTACCAATGTACCGGTTGCGACAGTTTCACCCTTCAACCCTTAGGTATAATTAAAATGAACGACAAAAACGTCAAGTTCAAAATACCTACCGGACCGCCGGTTTCCCATAAATGCGAACATTGTGGACAACCTCATCAc ATCGGCGGTCCGATTTGGTCGGCCCCTTTACATTCCCCGGAATTCGTACGACAAGTTTTAGACGAGGTTCGTGACAATTTTGGTACGATACGTCGAATACAGGGCGTTCTAAATGTCATTCAAGAAGAATTAATCGACACTCCCCTGTATTATACTTTAGAAAAATTGTGCGGCACCATACACGTGGAACAGCCTCAAATGATGTCGATCAG GTCAGCCATTTTGAATGCAGGATATAGGGTATCCTTCACCCATATGAATCCTACCTCTATAAAAACAGACGCTCCCACCAAA GTAATTTGGGATATAATGAGATGTTGGGAAAAAACTCGCCCGGCTTCGAAAAAAAGACTCATAGAAGGTTCCCCTGCATTTTGTATCCTATCGAAAGAACCGGAGAAGGAATATTCGTTTAAACTGCATCCAGCGGCTAATCCggaatcaaaaaaattgagattagtGAGGTTTCAAGAGAATCCTTTACCACATTGGGGACCGGGATTTAAAAATACCGCGAT GATAGGTGATCAAAAAATCTTGAAGAGTCAAAGGAACCAGGGGAAGAGGAAAAAAGAAGGAGCCGATTGTATGGAaccgaaagaaaaaaaatga
- the LOC130449525 gene encoding zinc finger CCHC domain-containing protein 24-like: MSPTATLISQTNGILSPLTINRTQDCSGNINSLFTTFPTTNWYHYQTNDQFQTKLLSPAWSTYSTNQQYSINVYSPPYSNQSICDQLTDITDQFADLSLDRRPIRRPPSSYLCHLCFQKGHYIKDCPQARPKGEGKTPYQGRKRCFGEYKCPKCKRKWMSGNSWANMGQECIKCHINVFPHKQRPLEKPDGLDVSDQSKVHPQHLCQKCKELGYYCRRLQ, translated from the exons ATGTCACCGACAGCGACGTTAATATCGCAAACTAACGGTATTTTATCCCCGTTGACCATCAACAGAACACAAGATTGCTCAGGAaatataaattcgttatttacaACGTTCCCAACAACTAATTGGTATCATTATCAAACCAACGACCAATTTCAA acgAAACTTTTGAGTCCAGCTTGGAGTACATATTCAACAAATCAACAGTattcaataaatgtttataGTCCTCCTTATTCTAACCAAAGTATTTGTGATCAATTAACCGACATAACAGATCAATTTGCCGATTTATCTTTGGACAGAAGACCAATCAGAAGACCACCATCGTCGTATTTATGTCACTTGTGTTTCCAGAAAGGTCATTATATCAAAGATTGTCCACAG gCGCGTCCTAAGGGGGAAGGTAAAACTCCATATCAGGGAAGAAAACGATGTTTCGGTGAATATAAATGTCCGAAATGTAAAAGAAAATGGATGTCTGGTAATTCTTGGGCAAATATGGGACAAGAATGTATTAAATGTCATATTAACGTCTTTCCGCATAAACAG AGGCCCTTAGAAAAACCGGACGGCTTGGACGTTTCGGATCAATCGAAAGTTCATCCTCAGCATCTATGTCAAAAATGCAAGGAGCTTGGCTATTATTGCAGAAGattacaatga